The following coding sequences are from one Arthrobacter sp. 24S4-2 window:
- a CDS encoding FAD/NAD(P)-binding protein: MRIALIGGGPTAVCVMHSLLRSRSVLGSGEQLDVTVFDPSTDLWCGPNYAPDLSEALTNVHAADMSAQHWNEDHISDWLRKNQVAEPVGSTFVSRPMVGLYFRDAACEAANDMEHFRHVLSAVTSIRMEENQVHVETSAQSYSFDHAVMCLGTNTFADPYQLQGVPGAVVSPYPLSKTVLQTRATDRVAIVGTGLAAIDVVLALKSSGHQGPITMVSRGGLLPPVRRPRLEYQLRHFTVDAVERLAGLEQREPRRRDGPTRGHVQLRDMINLMWREFGEAGASRDARFRNCFPSASVWKGFGTNSIAWMTARSLSLWPSNPRHYIRRRVVPTGAG, translated from the coding sequence ATGCGAATTGCACTTATTGGCGGAGGCCCAACAGCTGTCTGCGTTATGCATAGCCTGCTTCGGTCCCGGTCCGTCTTGGGTTCGGGCGAGCAACTGGATGTGACCGTGTTTGATCCGTCCACCGATCTCTGGTGTGGACCAAACTATGCTCCCGATCTTTCGGAGGCGCTTACCAACGTGCACGCAGCAGACATGTCGGCGCAGCACTGGAACGAGGATCACATCTCGGATTGGCTGAGGAAAAATCAGGTAGCGGAGCCAGTTGGCTCCACCTTCGTTTCCCGCCCCATGGTCGGACTCTACTTTCGGGACGCGGCTTGCGAGGCGGCCAATGATATGGAGCATTTCCGCCACGTTCTGTCAGCTGTGACCAGTATCCGCATGGAAGAGAACCAGGTTCACGTCGAGACGAGTGCGCAGAGCTATTCCTTTGACCATGCCGTGATGTGCCTGGGTACCAATACGTTCGCGGATCCTTACCAGCTTCAAGGCGTTCCAGGCGCTGTGGTATCTCCGTATCCCCTGAGCAAGACAGTCCTCCAGACCCGAGCCACTGATCGGGTCGCTATCGTCGGCACGGGCCTCGCTGCGATTGACGTGGTACTCGCGCTTAAGTCCTCGGGACATCAAGGGCCGATTACCATGGTCTCCCGGGGTGGCCTCCTGCCTCCGGTGCGTCGTCCCCGGCTTGAATACCAATTGCGGCACTTTACGGTCGACGCCGTTGAACGGCTGGCAGGGCTTGAACAACGGGAGCCCCGACGACGGGATGGACCTACTCGCGGGCACGTCCAGCTGAGGGACATGATCAACCTGATGTGGAGGGAATTCGGCGAGGCCGGCGCCTCAAGAGATGCCCGCTTCAGGAACTGTTTCCCCAGCGCTTCGGTCTGGAAAGGCTTCGGGACCAACTCCATCGCGTGGATGACGGCGAGATCGCTCTCCCTCTGGCCTTCAAATCCTCGCCACTACATTCGAAGACGTGTGGTACCTACTGGGGCCGGATGA
- a CDS encoding RNA polymerase sigma factor — protein MSTNSVDVSDEELLLASARAGESDFIEVLYTRHRDAGLAFAKRIIGNKFDAEDVTSEAFMKVFSAIDRGNGPQGPFRPYLFRAIRTCAADHWAAQSREMLTAEMEATPHEDPGYDAVLSSDDRSLAAAAFAKLPVRWQTVLWHLDVEGEPPRRVAPILGVEPNAVSAVAIRARRGLRQAFLEEYVSASLDPECRPTLPLLAKSIDSSLSTKDQSRLDDHSDECLKCTMALANLRDVRSTMRRAIGPWFLGTPLAMPAAESGHTPTLDRFVKWFRRRALQLTRLAPQSAWAAGVCLVLVVVTGTGIMAVNDQAQGTQAATTQEPATAPSSTASSPAAPRQTVVPPIPSTATSTLPDRKATPSPAQIPAQQVPAQEISPAPPTDFVGSEVAAPTGEPSPTPQPTAPAAPAPSATATPTASPQPTTPSSPQPTGTATPTDTATPSPTPTPPECVDLPAISICQGG, from the coding sequence ATGAGTACGAACAGTGTGGATGTATCGGACGAGGAACTGCTGCTGGCCTCCGCCCGGGCCGGGGAGTCTGACTTCATCGAAGTGCTCTACACGCGCCATAGGGACGCCGGCCTGGCCTTCGCCAAGCGAATCATTGGCAACAAGTTCGACGCCGAGGATGTCACTTCAGAAGCATTTATGAAGGTTTTCTCGGCAATTGACCGGGGCAACGGACCACAGGGACCATTCCGCCCCTACCTGTTTCGCGCCATCCGGACCTGCGCGGCCGATCACTGGGCCGCACAGTCCCGAGAAATGCTTACAGCCGAGATGGAAGCAACACCCCACGAGGATCCGGGGTATGACGCAGTCCTGTCCTCGGACGACCGCTCCCTGGCGGCCGCAGCGTTCGCCAAACTCCCTGTGCGCTGGCAGACAGTGCTATGGCATCTTGACGTAGAGGGCGAGCCGCCGCGGCGGGTGGCTCCCATCCTGGGTGTGGAGCCCAACGCAGTGTCGGCAGTAGCCATTCGTGCACGCCGAGGACTGCGGCAGGCTTTCCTTGAAGAGTATGTCTCGGCGTCCCTGGATCCTGAATGCCGGCCGACCCTGCCGCTGCTGGCAAAATCCATCGACAGCAGCCTCTCAACTAAGGACCAGTCCCGTCTCGACGATCATTCTGACGAATGCCTCAAATGCACCATGGCCCTGGCAAACCTGCGTGACGTCAGGTCGACCATGCGCCGGGCTATCGGACCGTGGTTCCTCGGCACACCTCTGGCGATGCCTGCTGCCGAGTCAGGTCACACACCCACATTGGACCGCTTTGTGAAATGGTTCCGTCGGCGGGCATTACAGCTGACCCGCCTGGCGCCACAATCGGCCTGGGCTGCTGGGGTCTGCCTGGTATTAGTCGTTGTCACAGGCACAGGGATTATGGCAGTGAACGACCAAGCCCAGGGAACGCAGGCGGCGACGACTCAGGAGCCAGCAACGGCTCCGTCCAGCACGGCCTCATCACCTGCTGCACCACGACAGACTGTCGTGCCCCCCATCCCTTCGACGGCCACCTCGACGCTTCCCGACAGGAAGGCAACACCGTCACCGGCACAAATCCCTGCACAGCAAGTTCCGGCACAGGAAATCTCCCCGGCACCACCGACGGATTTCGTGGGCAGCGAAGTCGCAGCACCAACGGGTGAGCCGTCTCCAACGCCCCAGCCAACAGCGCCGGCGGCACCCGCACCGTCTGCCACGGCAACTCCCACGGCATCGCCCCAGCCGACAACGCCGTCGTCCCCCCAACCAACTGGCACCGCAACACCAACTGACACCGCAACTCCCTCGCCCACGCCGACTCCGCCGGAGTGTGTCGATCTCCCGGCCATATCTATTTGCCAAGGCGGCTAG
- a CDS encoding ROK family transcriptional regulator has product MDSSLSSARKRRTAEHVLGVLTERGLTTRAELTQLTGLSRSAVGSTVASLLEDGLILEQAPPEEEQSGPGRPATVLVPRRREGIVLALDFGHGHVAVAVANLLGEVLADSTRLLDVDGEPKRALDIAVVMAHEALATAGHDAGDITGIAAGIPGVLDTRTRIVRGPTILSDWIGLCPEVELSRRFGHPVAVANDADMGARGEHTFGAARRLDDFLYIKASHGIGAGLVLAGKTYRGSIGIAGEIGHTTLQGATNLCRCGNRGCLETLVSVDEVRKQLSQVLPPGKLYGNHAELPTLAEIASIPAAARVITDAGRTIGIVLADIVNTLNPAAIVLGGELGSAGGPFAAGVRESIDRYALPVSAEAVTVLTSGLRPSAEILGAVATAMQQPSLAR; this is encoded by the coding sequence GTGGATTCCTCTTTGTCGTCGGCCCGCAAGCGTCGAACGGCCGAACACGTACTCGGCGTGCTGACGGAACGTGGCCTCACCACGCGTGCTGAGCTGACCCAGCTGACGGGGTTATCCCGCAGTGCAGTCGGCAGCACAGTGGCTTCCCTTCTCGAGGACGGACTCATCCTCGAGCAGGCGCCCCCGGAGGAGGAGCAGAGCGGGCCCGGACGGCCTGCTACGGTCCTGGTCCCGCGGCGCCGGGAGGGAATTGTCTTGGCCCTCGATTTCGGGCACGGGCACGTCGCGGTCGCCGTCGCGAACCTGCTCGGTGAGGTGCTCGCCGACTCGACAAGGCTCCTGGACGTCGACGGAGAACCGAAACGCGCACTCGATATCGCGGTCGTCATGGCCCATGAGGCGCTGGCGACGGCAGGGCATGACGCAGGCGATATCACCGGCATTGCAGCCGGGATCCCCGGCGTTCTCGATACGCGGACCCGCATAGTGCGTGGCCCTACAATCCTGAGCGATTGGATAGGCCTCTGTCCCGAGGTCGAACTCAGCCGGCGATTCGGTCATCCGGTGGCCGTGGCCAACGATGCTGACATGGGGGCTCGTGGAGAGCACACTTTCGGGGCAGCAAGACGGCTGGACGACTTCCTCTACATCAAGGCCTCCCACGGCATCGGCGCGGGACTCGTCCTGGCGGGCAAGACATATCGCGGGTCTATCGGCATCGCTGGCGAGATCGGTCATACCACTCTTCAGGGAGCAACGAATTTATGCCGGTGCGGCAACCGCGGCTGCCTGGAAACCCTTGTCTCCGTCGATGAGGTCCGCAAGCAGCTTTCACAGGTCCTCCCACCCGGAAAGCTGTACGGCAATCATGCCGAGCTTCCCACTCTTGCGGAAATTGCATCCATTCCAGCCGCGGCCCGAGTCATCACCGACGCCGGCCGCACCATTGGAATCGTGCTGGCCGACATCGTCAACACTCTCAATCCCGCCGCCATTGTCTTAGGCGGGGAACTCGGCTCTGCGGGCGGGCCCTTCGCGGCCGGCGTTCGCGAGTCCATCGACCGATACGCCCTTCCGGTCAGCGCCGAAGCCGTGACCGTGCTGACAAGCGGGCTGCGACCGAGCGCAGAAATCCTTGGCGCCGTCGCTACCGCCATGCAACAACCGTCGCTCGCCCGCTAG